From the genome of Gorilla gorilla gorilla isolate KB3781 chromosome 4, NHGRI_mGorGor1-v2.1_pri, whole genome shotgun sequence, one region includes:
- the RUNDC3A gene encoding RUN domain-containing protein 3A isoform X9: MEASFVQTTMALGLSSKKASSRNVAVERKNLITVCRFSVKTLLEKYTAEPIDDSSEEFVNFAAILEQILSHRFKGPVSWFSSDGQRGFWDYIRLACSKVPNNCVSSIENMENISTARAKGRAWIRVALMEKRMSEYITTALRDTRTTRRFYDSGAIMLRDEATILTGMLIGLSAIDFSFCLKGEVLDGKTPVVIDYTPYLKFTQSYDYLTDEEERHSAESSTSEDNSPEHPYLPLVTDEDSWYSKWHKMEQKFRIVYAQKGYLEELVRLRESQLKDLEAENRRLQLQLEEAAAQNQREKRELEGVILELQEQLTGLIPSDHAPLAQGSKELTTPLVNQWPSLGTLNGAEGASNSKLYRRHSFMSTEPLSAEASLSSDSQRLGEGTRDEEPWGPIGSSEPN; this comes from the exons ATGGAAGCGAGCTTTGTCCAGACCACCATGGCTCTGGGGCTGTCCTCCAAGAAAGCGTCCTCTCGCAACGTGGCTGTGGAGCGTAAGAACCTGATCACCGTGTGCAG GTTCTCTGTGAAAACGCTGCTGGAGAAGTACACAGCCGAGCCCATCGATGACTCATCGGAGGAGTTTGTCAATTTTGCAGCCATTTTAGAGCAGATCCTCAGCCACCGCTTCAAAG GTCCAGTGAGCTGGTTCAGCTCAGACGGGCAGCGGGGCTTCTGGGACTATATCCGGCTGGCCTGCAGCAAAGTGCCCAACAACTGTGTGAGCAGCATCGAGAACATGGAGAACATCAGCACAGCCCGGGCCAAG GGCCGGGCATGGATCCGGGTGGCACTGATGGAGAAGCGCATGTCAGAATACATCACCACGGCTCTGCGTGACACCCGGACCACCAG ACGGTTCTACGACTCTGGAGCCATCATGCTGCGGGATGAAGCCACCATCCTCACCGGAATGCTGATCGGACTGAGCGCCATCGACTTCAG cttctgtcTAAAGGGGGAAGTCCTGGACGGGAAGACCCCCGTGGTCATCGATTACACGCCCTACCTAAAGTTCACGCAGAG CTACGACTACCTGACGGACGAGGAGGAGCGGCACAGCGCCGAGAGCAGCACGAGCGAGGACAACTCGCCCGAGCACCCGTACCTGCCGCTCGTCACCGACGAGGACAGCTGGTACAGCAAGTGGCACAAGATGGAGCAGAAGTTCCGCATCGTCTACGCGCAGAAG GGCTACCTGGAGGAGCTTGTGCGTCTGCGCGAGTCGCAGCTGAAGGACCTGGAGGCGGAGAACCGGCGGCTTCAGCTGCAGCTGGAGGAGGCGGCGGCGCAGAACCAGCGCGAGAAACGGGAGCTGGAAGGCGTGATCCTGGAGCTGCAGGAGCAGCT gaCAGGTCTGATCCCCAGTGACCAcgcccctctggcccagggttcCAAGGAGCTCACTACACCCCTGGTCAATCAATGGCCCTCACTGGGAACGCTTAATGGGGCCGAGGGCGCCAGCAACTCCAAGCTCTACCGGAG ACACAGCTTCATGAGCACGGAGCCGCTGTCAGCTGAAGCCAGTCTGAGCTCGGACTCCCAGCGCCTGGGAGAGGGCACGCGGGACGAGGAGCCCTGGGGTCCCATCG gaagctcagagccaaATTAG
- the RUNDC3A gene encoding RUN domain-containing protein 3A isoform X7, with amino-acid sequence MEASFVQTTMALGLSSKKASSRNVAVERKNLITVCRFSVKTLLEKYTAEPIDDSSEEFVNFAAILEQILSHRFKACAPAGPVSWFSSDGQRGFWDYIRLACSKVPNNCVSSIENMENISTARAKGRAWIRVALMEKRMSEYITTALRDTRTTRRFYDSGAIMLRDEATILTGMLIGLSAIDFSFCLKGEVLDGKTPVVIDYTPYLKFTQSYDYLTDEEERHSAESSTSEDNSPEHPYLPLVTDEDSWYSKWHKMEQKFRIVYAQKGYLEELVRLRESQLKDLEAENRRLQLQLEEAAAQNQREKRELEGVILELQEQLTGLIPSDHAPLAQGSKELTTPLVNQWPSLGTLNGAEGASNSKLYRRHSFMSTEPLSAEASLSSDSQRLGEGTRDEEPWGPIVETEFRQAGLELLTSSDSPALASQSAGITGSSEPN; translated from the exons ATGGAAGCGAGCTTTGTCCAGACCACCATGGCTCTGGGGCTGTCCTCCAAGAAAGCGTCCTCTCGCAACGTGGCTGTGGAGCGTAAGAACCTGATCACCGTGTGCAG GTTCTCTGTGAAAACGCTGCTGGAGAAGTACACAGCCGAGCCCATCGATGACTCATCGGAGGAGTTTGTCAATTTTGCAGCCATTTTAGAGCAGATCCTCAGCCACCGCTTCAAAG CCTGTGCCCCAGCAGGTCCAGTGAGCTGGTTCAGCTCAGACGGGCAGCGGGGCTTCTGGGACTATATCCGGCTGGCCTGCAGCAAAGTGCCCAACAACTGTGTGAGCAGCATCGAGAACATGGAGAACATCAGCACAGCCCGGGCCAAG GGCCGGGCATGGATCCGGGTGGCACTGATGGAGAAGCGCATGTCAGAATACATCACCACGGCTCTGCGTGACACCCGGACCACCAG ACGGTTCTACGACTCTGGAGCCATCATGCTGCGGGATGAAGCCACCATCCTCACCGGAATGCTGATCGGACTGAGCGCCATCGACTTCAG cttctgtcTAAAGGGGGAAGTCCTGGACGGGAAGACCCCCGTGGTCATCGATTACACGCCCTACCTAAAGTTCACGCAGAG CTACGACTACCTGACGGACGAGGAGGAGCGGCACAGCGCCGAGAGCAGCACGAGCGAGGACAACTCGCCCGAGCACCCGTACCTGCCGCTCGTCACCGACGAGGACAGCTGGTACAGCAAGTGGCACAAGATGGAGCAGAAGTTCCGCATCGTCTACGCGCAGAAG GGCTACCTGGAGGAGCTTGTGCGTCTGCGCGAGTCGCAGCTGAAGGACCTGGAGGCGGAGAACCGGCGGCTTCAGCTGCAGCTGGAGGAGGCGGCGGCGCAGAACCAGCGCGAGAAACGGGAGCTGGAAGGCGTGATCCTGGAGCTGCAGGAGCAGCT gaCAGGTCTGATCCCCAGTGACCAcgcccctctggcccagggttcCAAGGAGCTCACTACACCCCTGGTCAATCAATGGCCCTCACTGGGAACGCTTAATGGGGCCGAGGGCGCCAGCAACTCCAAGCTCTACCGGAG ACACAGCTTCATGAGCACGGAGCCGCTGTCAGCTGAAGCCAGTCTGAGCTCGGACTCCCAGCGCCTGGGAGAGGGCACGCGGGACGAGGAGCCCTGGGGTCCCATCG tagagacggagtttcgccaggctggtctcgaactcctgacctcaagtgattcacccgccttggcctcccaaagtgctgggattacag gaagctcagagccaaATTAG